Genomic window (Capricornis sumatraensis isolate serow.1 chromosome 1, serow.2, whole genome shotgun sequence):
TGGGCAGTGGTCTCCTGTCTGAAAAGTTATCCCATCATGGTTTTGCTTAAGCAGTGGCCGCCTTACTCTTTGTTGTCCCTTAGCTCAGCTAGCGCTCACTGGACACctctcctgttcagttcagtcgctcagtcatgtctgactctttgcgaccccgtgactgcagtactccaggcctccctgtccatcaccaactcctggagcttactcaaacatgtccgttgagtcggtgatgccatccacccatctcatcctctgtcgtccccttctcctgccttcaatcattcccagaaacagggtcttttcaaatgagtcagttctttgcatcaggtggccagaggattggggttttggcttcagcatcagtccttccaatgaatattcaggactgatttcctttaggatggactggttggcgctccttgcagtcccaagggACTCTTTtaataagagtcttctccaacagcacagttcaaaagcttcagtttttCATTGCTTAATCTCCTTTATATAATTCTCTTCAGGGAATTATAAAGTGCAGATGCCCAGACCACATCCCCATAGGTTGACTAGGATTGGTCAGACACCAGGAACATGGTATCTTTAAAGATCCCCTGGTGATCCAAATGTAAAAGATACCACGTAGATCTCTAGGAAAGGGTAGGTAAGGGACATGGCCCCATTGTGGCCTTAAACCTCAAGGTTACAGCCTTGGATAAACTAAATCCGTAGCCTCATTTTTCCAATTTAATTATGGTGATAGCCATACCTTGATTAGGTAGGCACAGTTAAACGTGTTTCAGAAAGCTTTCTTGTGTGCCACCAAGTGAGAGGGACTGGGCAGATTTTAAGATCGGTTTCGGTTAGGGCACAGTGTGATTATATACCTTGTATTTCTACAGTCTCCAAAAAAGGTCGGTGATGACATTGCCAAGGCAACTGGTGATTGGAAGGGTCTGAGGATTACAGTGAAACTGACCATTCAGAACAGACAAGCCCAGGTACTTGGTTTGAGGGAAGGCAGAGGTGGGGATACCTGGGAGGCAGGTGCTAAAAGCAGTTTTATTTGTGGGGAGGGTTGTTTTAAGAGCATGGTTTAAATATTAACTCTTCTCACTTTGGAGACACTGAGCAAATCAGCATTTGCTGGGGAAGGGTAGGCTGTGTTTCTGGTTGTGAAGATTAGCTTGAATGTACATTTGGTCAGCAGTGTCCGGCCCGTGGTCCTGAGAGCCAAAGTGTACGGTATTATCGGTTCTTGCTAGAGGGTAGCATAGGGCTCATTCACATGGAGCATCTCTTCTGCAGATTGAGGTGgtaccttctgcttctgccctgaTCATCAAAGCCCTCAAGGAACCACCAAGGgacagaaagaagcagaaaaacagtGAGTGGTTTTTTCCCCTGGTAATTTGTGGGTGGTGGTGTGTCCAATGTAACAGACAGCTGTACTTGCTCCCTTTAAGGAAACAGGGATGGCACAGGTGTTTGTTAAGCTGTTACAGAGCCAGGCACTGCCAACAAGTGCCCTGTGGCTCTGCCCAATCACTGGTGTGGAACAGATCCCCTCAGAACATACAGGAGGGAACTGTCAAACAGGGTGAAGAAACATAACCAGTAATAATTGGGGAAGGGCAGCTTCCTAGCTAGGTGACATATGGACAGCTTTAACCAACCTGtcacttttttctcttcaaaacaGTCCCTTCCATGTAAGGTTAGCAAAACTTGATTTTGTGTCTAGCCACCCGCCACTGCACCTGACCAGTTTTCTGTTGGCTGGTGCAATCCAGTGGTGAGCTAAAAATAACCCCAGCTTAGGAAACAGGGTTGTTCTTCATGTGGATGACTCTGTGCCGAAAGCATGGGAACAGGCTAGAAATGGATGAGAGAAGATAGACTGTGGTTTGCCCTGGCCTCAGGTGGTAACAAAGCTtttgctcttttctcttttctgcagTTAAGCACAGTGGAAACATCACTTTTGATGAGATCGTCAACATTGCCCGGCAGATGCGGCATCGGTCTCTAGCTAGAGAGCTTTCTGGTAAGAGTAGAACAGTTTGGGGCCACCTTAGCTGTAACTTGAGATGTGTTCCTTTAGTGGCCTTTTCCCAATTAGAAGGGGCTTTTTTAACTCTGTAAGACCTGGAATTGGGAGTGTCTTTCGGTTTGAGTCTGGGTATAATGGGATCTGTGGCCAGTTTTGCACTTGGAGATTTTAAATAATACTGAGTGCTGAGTTTTGGATTAGGGGAGCAGTAATAATTATTCTCGTAATCCATAAAATAGTTACTCCTTATTCCTCTCACCTGTATTCCCTCTGCTATCTGAGAATTGCAAGGGACTGACTTCCCCTCTGACTCCACCTTTTCTTAATGACAGGAACCATTAAAGAGATCCTGGGGACTGCCCAGTCTGTGGGCTGCAATGTTGATGGCCGCCACCCTCATGACATCATAGATGATATCAACAGTGGCGCAGTGGAGTGCCCCGCTGTAAGTCACTTCTGCACTGATATGGTTAAAATTAAGGTGAAGACTGGGGGCGGAGCTAATGTATCTTTTGAGATACTGTAGAAAGTTCTAGAAATGCTCAATAGTGGGGGATAAAGTTTTTTGTCCTGTTTACTGAGAGGTTTCTTTTTCCCCCCCTACAGAGTTAAGAactgcaaaggaaaaagaaaaataaaggattatTTGACAACCAGTGGACTTTCTGATGTAGCTTCTTCCTTGAGGGGGTAGCCTAGCCTTTGGTCAAATTGTGGTCATTGGGGCCAAGGTGACAGATGAAGCCACAGTCTGGACAACAGCATTCTGACCTCATGAAAATACTGTTGGGCAGAAAGGAAACTTGGGAGTTGAACATACTAGAGAATATGTGTAGGAGCAGCTCTTCTCAAACCAGTTTACTCGGTGGGTTGCAGGCCCAGGGCTTTGCTGTCCATCCCAGCACACAGCTGGGGCTCAGAATTACTGATGGGACAACCAAAGAACCTGATGTTTATGGTCCTTGATTGATCTCAAGTTGATGTAAAAGCGAGGTTAAAgtctccatccctgggttgggaacattccctgcagaaggaaatggcaacccactccagtactcttgccttgaaaattccatgggcagaggagcttggtgcaggctactatctgATTTTCTATCTAGAGCTCCTCACTCACTTGATTTGATATGCAACAAATGAACATCAAACACATAGGTGCTGAGACAAAAGCTTGAAATACCAACCTGGAAGGGGCTTTCTGGGGAGGAATGACAGCCCTGTGATCTTCATTTCTAGTTGCTTTCCTCTCCCATTTTTGCGCTTTGTGTGTGCGCTCAGACTcgctgcagccccatggactgtagcctgccaggctcctgtcca
Coding sequences:
- the RPL12 gene encoding large ribosomal subunit protein uL11, whose product is MPPKFDPNEIKVVYLRCTGGEVGATSALAPKIGPLGLSPKKVGDDIAKATGDWKGLRITVKLTIQNRQAQIEVVPSASALIIKALKEPPRDRKKQKNIKHSGNITFDEIVNIARQMRHRSLARELSGTIKEILGTAQSVGCNVDGRHPHDIIDDINSGAVECPAS